The nucleotide window TTTAACAGCATAGCTGGTAAATACGACTTCCTGAACCATTTCCTCAGCGCCGGCACCGACATCTACTGGCGCCGCAAGGCCGTGAACGAGCTCAAAACGTTGCGGCCCGCCCGGATTCTGGATATTGCTACTGGCACAGCTGATTTCGCCATCGAAAGCCTGCGTCTCTCGCCCGAAACCAAGGTAACGGGCGTGGATATTTCGGAAGGCATGCTGGAAGTAGGGCGGCGCAAGCTCACGGAAAAAGGCCTGGCCAACCGGATTCAGCTCGAACTAGGTGATTCGGAGAATCTGCCGTTTCCCGATAACCACTTCGACGCCGTTACGGCGTCTTTCGGAGTGCGCAACTTTGAAAACCTGCAGAAAGGCCTGGCCGAGATGCAGCGGGTACTGCGGCCCGGGGCAAGCTGGTGATTCTGGAGTTTTCCAAGCCCACGGCTTTTCCGATGAAGCAGGCCTATAATTTTTATTTTCGGCACATTCTGCCGGTATTTGGTAAACTGATTTCCAAGGACCGCGCGGCCTATACGTACTTACCCGAGTCGGTGCAGGCTTTTCCCGATGGTCAGAATTTCCTGGCTATTCTCACGCAGGTTGGTTTTACAAATCCTACATGGCAACCCCTCACGTTTGGCATCAGCTCCATTTACACGGCGCAAAAGTAGCCGCCCTGGCGGCTCTGACACTGGTGGCCGGCTTGGCCCCGCACACTAGCCTCGCGCAGAAAAAAAGTAAATCCAGCGCCAGCCGGGGAGGCGGCGGGCATGTAAGGTCCATTACCGTCAACAACAACCCGGGCTACGACGACAAGTGGTTTCACCCGGGCTTCTACATTGCCCCCAACTTCTCCCGCTTCAAGATTGAGCAGTCGGCGGCGTATGTTCAGGGCATTCAGAACGGTAAGGCCGTATCGGCCAATTCACTGATAAGCCCGGGCCTGTCGGTCGGCTTTATCGGGGACGTGCGCCTGGCCGATTACTTTAATGTGCGGTTTACCCCGGGCGTGAGCTTTCTCACCCGGCGCATCGAGTTTAAGCCCTACGGCTACGAGCCGGCCGATTCGGTGTTCACCCAGGAAATCGGAGGGACCCAGATTGATTTGCCGCTGCTGCTCAAGTTTAAATCGGAACGGCGGCGCAACGCCCGCGTGTACGTGGTGGGCGGTGTCAAGCCCAGCATCAACGTGGGTAACCGGCGCAAAGACCCGTTGCGCAACCAGCTGCAAGCTGCCAGCGGCGACTTGGCCATTGAGTACGGGTAGGCCTAGACCTGTTTTACCCGTTGT belongs to Hymenobacter cellulosilyticus and includes:
- the porT gene encoding type IX secretion/gliding motility protein PorT/SprT, yielding MATPHVWHQLHLHGAKVAALAALTLVAGLAPHTSLAQKKSKSSASRGGGGHVRSITVNNNPGYDDKWFHPGFYIAPNFSRFKIEQSAAYVQGIQNGKAVSANSLISPGLSVGFIGDVRLADYFNVRFTPGVSFLTRRIEFKPYGYEPADSVFTQEIGGTQIDLPLLLKFKSERRRNARVYVVGGVKPSINVGNRRKDPLRNQLQAASGDLAIEYG